The following proteins are co-located in the Silene latifolia isolate original U9 population chromosome 1, ASM4854445v1, whole genome shotgun sequence genome:
- the LOC141641210 gene encoding uncharacterized protein LOC141641210, which yields MEVCYCHYSVDGNNEIFPVVVGVVESENKESWCNFFWHLKQVLAESGREDWTIISDRQKGIEPALEQVWPSCYRRFCARHLCKNFKKDYPGLLMHKLFWKLVNSYSEFTFKKSLESLVQHGGLGCGSWFSDLGDHETWARYRFDPRVSNDENTSNFVESFNSTLGIHRNNPVLSLLEGIRRMSMVRHATRAQIADSWPDDGICPNIRQRLKVFKKESRFVRHLHHRPRLDDEVAYGSPILPISDSPTGGQVCSPNLGTSNTEEVHCGPSRNRRREPGEQRKGKRSNTVKCKKCGCFGHNSKTCKGGYTAKEKRQLNIQTRSQVGSVSEIGEGSQSQSHVGTSLNAPKGKKRKIDLLNNEVRHPDAMYMSVSQFFG from the exons ATGGAGGTGTGTTATTGTCACTATAGTGTTGATGGTAATAATGAAATATTCCCTGTGGTCGTTGGTGTGGTTGAGTCCGAAAATAAAGAGAGTTGGTGTAATTTCTTTTGGCACCTAAAACAAGTCTTGGCTGAAAGTGGAAGGGAAGATTGGACAATTATATCAGATAGACAAAAAGGAATTGAACCAGCTTTGGAACAAGTGTGGCCAAGTTGTTATAGAAGATTTTGTGCAAGACATTTGTGCAAAAATTTCAAGAAAGACTATCCTGGACTTCTGATGCACAAGCTATTTTGGAAGCTTGTTAATTCCTATTCAGAGTTCACCTTCAAAAAGTCACTTGAGTCTTTGGTGCAGCATGGTGGCTTAGGATGTGGTAGTTGGTTCTCAGACTTAGGAGATCATGAGACATGGGCAAGATACAGATTTGACCCAAGAGTTTCTAATGATGAGAACACATCTAACTTTGTTGAGAGTTTCAATAGCACACTTGGCATACATAGGAACAATCCAGTCTTGTCTTTACTTGAAG GCATTAGAAGGATGTCCATGGTCAGACATGCAACAAGGGCTCAAATTGCAGATTCATGGCCAGATGATGGGATATGCCCAAACATCAGACAGAGGTTGAAAGTCTTCAAGAAAGAATCAAGGTTCGTGAGGCATTTGCATCATCGCCCAAGGCTCGATGATGAG GTTGCATATGGGTCGCCAATTTTACCTATAAGCGACTCCCCGACCGGTGGCCAAGTTTGTTCGCCCAACCTTGGAACCTCCAACACCGAAGAGGTCCATTGCGGACCATCTAGAAATAGGAGGAGAGAGCCAGGTGAACAGAGAAAGGGGAAGAGGTCCAACACAGTTAAATGCAAGAAGTGTGGATGTTTTGGCCATAACTCCAAGACATGCAAAGGAGGGTACACAGCTAAGGAGAAGCGACAGTTAAATATTCAAACAAGAAGCCAAGTTGGAAGTGTGTCTGAGATAGGGGAAGGAAGCCAAAGTCAGAGCCATGTTGGAACATCTCTTAATGCACCAAAGGGTAAAAAGAGGAAGATAG ATCTCTTGAACAATGAAGTAAGGCATCCTGATGCTATGTATATGTCAGTTTCGCAATTTTTTGGGTAG
- the LOC141653102 gene encoding uncharacterized protein LOC141653102, whose product MGRAPCCDKANVKRGPWSPEEDAKLKDYIEKHGTGGNWIALPHKAGLKRCGKSCRLRWLNYLRPNIKHGEFSSEEDRVICSLYASIGSRWSIIAAQLPGRTDNDIKNYWNTKLKKKLMGSSHSKMILSSTIPENNIKKYNYLHNNNINQNPMISSISPLLSLPPYQCTNITYNNNNLPSSNTMSFSNNNSNSTLLQSSLTMQVNDNSTLLMFGGDQQASTPTTTTTTTTCSSSDGSHGINFYDLYNNGINQVRHEEEQKPILTNISHSNNSNNENNNNGGLLLEYGLEEIKQLISSNNYYEESKALSTTEEDSKMMMMYYY is encoded by the exons atgggAAGAGCTCCATGTTGTGACAAAGCTAATGTGAAGAGAGGTCCATGGTCACCCGAAGAAGATGCAAAGCTTAAGGATTACATTGAAAAACATGGAACTGGTGGAAATTGGATTGCTCTTCCTCATAAAGCTG GTCTCAAGAGATGTGGGAAAAGCTGCAGATTAAGATGGCTTAATTACCTAAGACCCAATATTAAGCATGGAGAGTTTTCTAGTGAGGAAGATAGAGTCATTTGTAGCCTTTATGCTAGCATTGGAAGCAG GTGGTCGATAATTGCAGCACAATTACCGGGAAGAACAGACAACGATATAAAAAACTATTGGAACACCAAGCTTAAGAAGAAGCTCATGGGAAGCAGCCACAGCAAGATGATCTTATCATCAACTATCCCTGAAAATAATATTAAAAAGTATAATTATcttcataataataatattaatcaaaacCCTATGATTTCATCAATTTCACCATTATTATCCCTACCACCCTAccaatgcaccaacatcacatacaataataataatttaccTTCCTCTAACACTATGTCCTtcagtaataataatagtaattctaCCCTTTTACAGTCTTCTTTAACCATGCAAGTAAATGACAATAGTACCCTTCTCATGTTTGGTGGTGATCAACAAGCTAGTactcctactactactactactactacaactTGTAGCTCTTCTGATGGAAGCCATGGTATTAATTTCTACGATTTGTATAATAATGGGATTAATCAAGTTCGTCACGAGGAAGAGCAGAAGCCGATTCTGACTAATATTAGTCAtagtaacaatagtaataacgaGAATAATAATAATGGTGGGTTATTGTTAGAGTATGGATTAGAGGAGATTAAGCAGCTGATTAGTAGTAATAATTACTATGAGGAAAGTAAAGCATTATCAACAACAGAAGAAGActcaaagatgatgatgatgtatTATTATTGA